The genomic window GAATGATGCTGTCAGCTCTCGATTTTGAATTCAGAAAAGCACTTGTCAGAGATGATGAATACCTTTTTCGGTCGCTTGATCCAAAAGGTCAGATTCTGAATTTTCAGGAACAGTTCGATAAAAACGATACTCAGAACAAACCGGCAGAAAAAAAGAAAAAAACGGCAAAACAAGCAATTCCATTCAAAGCCTCTTCCAAATCGAACGGCACTTCCGAAAAAAACTCTCCTCCACAACAACCCGAAACCTCGACCAATCCTGTAGCAACCAGCGAAAAATCCTCACCCGGGAATAAACCATCCAGATCGAAGGTAAAGGTTATCACACTTAAAAAATAGTAATTTAACAACCCGGCATAATGAGAATTATTTTACTTGGGGCACCCGGCGCAGGCAAAGGGACTCAGGCTCAGTTTATTTCCTCTACGTTCAACATTCCACAGATTTCAACCGGTGACATGCTTCGAGCTGCAATCAATGAGGGGACTCCGCTAGGCATGGAAGCAAAAAAAATTATGGATGATGGTAAGCTGGTTTCGGATGAGATCATTCTGGAACTGGTAAAAGAAAGGCTGGATAGACACGATTGCAAAAACGGCTGTCTGTTCGACGGGTTTCCCCGCACAATCGCACAGGCTGAAGCCCTGAAAAACGACTCTATAAAAATCGATCATGTCATAGATATCAATGTCAATGACGACGAAATCATCAAACGCATGAGCGGCAGGCGTGTTCACCTTTCCTCCGGCAGAACCTATCATGTTCTCTTCAACCCTCCTGTTCGGGAAGGCCTTGACGATGTAACAGGAGAACCACTTGTTCAGCGTGAAGACGATAGTGAGCAAACCGTTCGCAAACGCCTCGAAGTTTATCACTGCCAAACAGCTCCTCTTATCGATTACTATCAAAAATGGGAGCAGAGCGGAGACCCGGAAGCCCCTCGGTTCAGCAGTGTAAACGGCACTGGAAGTGTCGAACAGATCAAGAACTCTATCCTGGATATCTTACGATCCTGAGATTATCTTCTCACATTTTTTTATTATAGAAGTCAGTGTAGAAAAGGCACACTGACTTTTTTTATTGTACACCCGTTATCCATGCACTTCGCATTATTATACGCCAACAATTATTTACGTGATGAACCGTTACTCGTAACCGTTGGAGACGATCTGGTTGGAGAGCTACAGCCGGGTTGCCAGGTATTGTTTTCCCCGGTAAACAATACCAGACGGAGTGTTATCGGTTATGTGACCGAGATAACCGATCCCCCCCAGCCAAATCAGCCGGAGGGGATCATAACCGATATTCTCAACAGCGGAAAACCTGTTCTTACCCCGATAACCCTACAGCTCTCGATCTGGATAGCCGACTATTACATGACGCATCCGATAGAAGCAATCAATGCAATCCTCCCTGCCCCGCTGAAAACAAAAGTCAGTGAAACAGTCGAATTGACCGACTTCCAGCTCACCGCCGGCAATAATCGAAAGGTTGTCTCGACCTCATTGCGCAAAGAAATCCTGAAGCTATTGCAACAGAGGAAAAAGCTGACGGTAAAGCAACTTGAAAACCAGCTCGGAAAGCAAAATCTCTACCGAACATTGATCGAAATGGAACGAGGTGGACTGGTGACGTTAAAAAAAGCATTCAAAGTCGCAAAGCCCAAAACCAAAACAGCTTACCGCTTTCGGCAACCCTACATGCAGCAAGAGTTGCTACGCGCACCTCGTCAAGCGGCAGCCGTTAAGCAGCTGCATGCCCTGGAAACATCATGGGGGTTTCCCGAACAATTAGGTATTACAACAGGAATTGCCCGAGAACTGGTTAAAAAAGGAATATTCGAGCCGATAAAGGTTGAAACCGGGACTGAATTTTCAACCGAATTTTCAGAATCAAAAAAAACCATCAAACATCTTACCGACTCACAGCAGCGCGTACTGAACAGTCTTTTATCAGGATTTCGATCCGGAAGTTTCGCGACGTATCTCCTGCATGGCATTACAGGAAGCGGTAAAACAATCATCTATATCGAGCTATTGAAAGAGGTCCTTTCTGCAGGCAAAACCGCTATTGTCCTGGTACCGGAAATATCGTTAACCCCCCAAACCGCATCCCGTTTCCGTCAGTACTTCGGGAACGATATCCAGATTTTGCACAGTGCAATGAACAATCAGGAAAAATATAATGCCTGGCAAAAACTTCGCTCGGGTAAGGCAAAGATCGCGCTTGGGGCTCGTTCAACGGTTTTCGCACCACTTCAAAATGTCGGAGCCATCATTGTCGACGAAGAGCATGACATGGCTTATAAGCAGGACAGAACGCCACGTTACAACGGTCGTGACACTGCTGTCATGCGCGCAAAACTTGAAGGAGCCCTCTGTGTTCTCGGATCGGCTACCCCTTCATTCGAATCGTTCTACAATGCGAAGAGCAAAAAATACAGCCTGTTAACTCTTCCGGAAAGAGTCGATGGCGCTACAATGCCTTCCATAAAGCTAATTCCCATGCGGGAAAACAGAAAGGTCTCTTTTTCCATTTCGGAGGTTCTCTACGAGGAAATCAAAAAGAGACTCGAGCGCAACGAACAAGTTATACTCCTGCAGAACAGACGGGGTTTTGCAGGGAGCCTGCTCTGCCTTGATTGTGGCGAGATTCCCACTTGCAAACACTGTAACATCCCTATGGTTTATCATGCTGCCACCCGGCAGTTACGCTGCCATTACTGCGGTCATACGGTCTTCTACCTCGAACAATGCCCTCATTGCTCTTCGGCAAACATTCTTTATAAAAGCAGTGGAACCGAACGTATTGAAGAGGAACTGCACAAACTTTTCCCGGAAGAAAAGATACTCCGTATGGATGTCGATACCACAGGTGTCAAAGGAGCTCATGCGATGATCCTGAATGATTTTCATGAAAAGAAAGCCCGGATACTTCTCGGAACACAAATGGTCGCCAAAGGTCTCGATTTTCCCGATGTCACCCTTGTCGGCGTACTGATGGCCGATATTGGACTGAATATTCCGGATTTCAGGGCTGGAGAACGGCTTTTTGCGCTTCTCATGCAGGTGGCGGGCCGTGCGGGCAGATCAAAGATTCCCGGAGAAGTCTATCTTCAAACATACAATACCGATAACGATGTTTTCTCCTTTCTTCTGCGCGGCAGTTATGAAAAATACTATCATCTGGACATGCAGGCAAGAAAAGCACTGCAGTACCCTCCTTATGCAAAGCTTGTTTCCTGTGAGTTCTCTTCAACGGAAGAAGACATCGCACAAAAAGCTTCAGAAGAATTTGCCGAAGCGCTCAAGCCTCACCTTCATTCAGCAACATTTCTTGTGCTTGGACCGGCTCCGGCAGGTATAGCACGTATCAGAGGGCGTTACCGCTATCAGGTTCTGCTGAAGCTTCCCGGTAAAAAAATTTCCGCAGACTTCCTGAAAAAGATGAGGTATTCTCTGATGAGTAAATACAGCAGGAACAATCTGTCCATCACCATCGATGTCGATCCGCAAA from Prosthecochloris marina includes these protein-coding regions:
- the adk gene encoding adenylate kinase, whose protein sequence is MRIILLGAPGAGKGTQAQFISSTFNIPQISTGDMLRAAINEGTPLGMEAKKIMDDGKLVSDEIILELVKERLDRHDCKNGCLFDGFPRTIAQAEALKNDSIKIDHVIDINVNDDEIIKRMSGRRVHLSSGRTYHVLFNPPVREGLDDVTGEPLVQREDDSEQTVRKRLEVYHCQTAPLIDYYQKWEQSGDPEAPRFSSVNGTGSVEQIKNSILDILRS
- the priA gene encoding replication restart helicase PriA; the protein is MHFALLYANNYLRDEPLLVTVGDDLVGELQPGCQVLFSPVNNTRRSVIGYVTEITDPPQPNQPEGIITDILNSGKPVLTPITLQLSIWIADYYMTHPIEAINAILPAPLKTKVSETVELTDFQLTAGNNRKVVSTSLRKEILKLLQQRKKLTVKQLENQLGKQNLYRTLIEMERGGLVTLKKAFKVAKPKTKTAYRFRQPYMQQELLRAPRQAAAVKQLHALETSWGFPEQLGITTGIARELVKKGIFEPIKVETGTEFSTEFSESKKTIKHLTDSQQRVLNSLLSGFRSGSFATYLLHGITGSGKTIIYIELLKEVLSAGKTAIVLVPEISLTPQTASRFRQYFGNDIQILHSAMNNQEKYNAWQKLRSGKAKIALGARSTVFAPLQNVGAIIVDEEHDMAYKQDRTPRYNGRDTAVMRAKLEGALCVLGSATPSFESFYNAKSKKYSLLTLPERVDGATMPSIKLIPMRENRKVSFSISEVLYEEIKKRLERNEQVILLQNRRGFAGSLLCLDCGEIPTCKHCNIPMVYHAATRQLRCHYCGHTVFYLEQCPHCSSANILYKSSGTERIEEELHKLFPEEKILRMDVDTTGVKGAHAMILNDFHEKKARILLGTQMVAKGLDFPDVTLVGVLMADIGLNIPDFRAGERLFALLMQVAGRAGRSKIPGEVYLQTYNTDNDVFSFLLRGSYEKYYHLDMQARKALQYPPYAKLVSCEFSSTEEDIAQKASEEFAEALKPHLHSATFLVLGPAPAGIARIRGRYRYQVLLKLPGKKISADFLKKMRYSLMSKYSRNNLSITIDVDPQSMM